The following proteins are co-located in the Synechococcus sp. PROS-U-1 genome:
- the alaS gene encoding alanine--tRNA ligase, producing the protein MVAAASSSSAASAPRSGEEIREAFLNFYAERGHKRMASASLIPDDPTVLLTIAGMLPFKPVFLGQQERPAPRATSSQKCIRTNDIENVGRTARHHTFFEMLGNFSFGDYFKQQAIEWAWELSTGVYGIDPKNLVVSVFREDDEAEQIWRDVVGVNPKRIIRMDEADNFWASGPTGPCGPCSEIYYDFKPELGDEGIDLEDDDRFIEFYNLVFMQYNRDAEGTLTPLANRNIDTGMGLERMAQILQKVPNNYETDLIFPLIKAAADLAEVDYHQLDDKGKTSLKVIGDHSRAVTQLICDGVTASNLGRGYILRRLLRRVVRHGRLLGIDKPFLVTMGEAAIALLKGAHPSVIERQEVILAELQREEARFLETLERGEKLLAEVLASKPKQISGAQAFELYDTYGFPLELTQEIAEEQGLVVDLDGFEAAMEEQRQRAKAAAVSIDLTLQDAIDQVVKDQASTCFRGYEALDHSSCVQALVVNGEPATTAKAGDAVQVVLDTTPFYGEGGGQVGDCGVLAGTDLIVRVESVSRSRDVFVHAGRVERGELSLGETVTAQVDRACRRRAQANHTATHLLQAALKQVVDPGIGQAGSLVDFDRLRFDFHCPKAVTAEQLLQIEALINAWIAEAHGLDVQEMAIDQAKAAGAVAMFGEKYADVVRVVDVPGVSMELCGGTHVANTAEIGLFKIVAESGVAAGIRRIEAVAGPAVLAYLNERDAVVKQLGDRFKAQPAEIVDRVAALQEELKATGKALAAAQAELAVAKAGALAAKAEAVGDFQLLVERLDGVDGAGLQGAAQSLADQLGDGAAVVIGGLPDPGDLGKVILVAAFGKQVIAAKLQAGKFIGGIAKRCGGGGGGRPNLAQAGGRDGAALADALQAAQAELEQTLRAI; encoded by the coding sequence ATGGTCGCCGCCGCATCGTCGTCTTCTGCAGCGTCTGCACCGCGCAGCGGTGAGGAGATCCGTGAGGCTTTCCTGAACTTTTATGCCGAGCGCGGCCACAAGCGGATGGCCAGCGCCTCGTTGATTCCGGATGACCCAACGGTGTTGCTCACCATTGCGGGGATGCTGCCCTTTAAGCCTGTCTTCCTCGGCCAGCAGGAGAGACCGGCGCCCCGGGCCACCAGTTCACAGAAGTGCATCCGCACCAACGACATCGAGAACGTGGGGCGCACGGCCCGGCATCACACCTTTTTCGAGATGCTCGGCAACTTCTCCTTTGGGGATTACTTCAAGCAGCAGGCGATTGAGTGGGCCTGGGAGCTCAGCACCGGTGTTTACGGCATCGACCCCAAGAACTTGGTGGTGAGTGTCTTCCGTGAGGACGACGAAGCCGAGCAGATCTGGCGCGATGTGGTGGGGGTGAACCCCAAGCGGATCATCCGTATGGACGAGGCCGACAACTTCTGGGCGTCCGGTCCCACCGGGCCCTGTGGTCCCTGCTCGGAGATCTACTACGACTTCAAGCCGGAGCTGGGCGATGAGGGGATCGATCTCGAGGACGACGACCGCTTCATCGAGTTCTACAACTTGGTGTTCATGCAGTACAACCGCGACGCTGAGGGCACCCTCACGCCGTTGGCCAACCGCAACATCGACACCGGCATGGGGCTGGAGCGGATGGCCCAGATCTTGCAGAAGGTTCCCAACAACTACGAAACCGACCTGATCTTTCCGCTGATCAAAGCAGCCGCGGACCTGGCGGAGGTCGACTACCACCAGCTCGACGACAAGGGCAAGACGTCGTTGAAGGTGATCGGTGATCACAGCCGGGCTGTGACGCAGCTGATCTGTGATGGCGTCACCGCCAGCAACCTCGGCCGCGGCTACATCCTTCGACGCCTACTGCGCCGGGTGGTGCGCCATGGTCGCCTCCTGGGCATCGACAAACCCTTCCTGGTCACCATGGGGGAAGCGGCGATTGCCCTGCTCAAGGGGGCCCACCCCAGCGTGATTGAGAGGCAAGAGGTGATTCTGGCCGAACTCCAGCGAGAGGAAGCTCGCTTCCTTGAGACCCTCGAGCGTGGCGAGAAGCTGCTGGCGGAGGTGCTGGCCTCCAAGCCGAAGCAGATCAGCGGCGCCCAGGCTTTTGAGCTCTACGACACCTATGGCTTCCCCCTGGAGCTCACCCAGGAAATTGCTGAGGAGCAGGGCTTGGTCGTTGACCTCGATGGCTTCGAGGCGGCGATGGAAGAACAGCGTCAGCGGGCCAAGGCGGCGGCGGTGAGCATTGATCTCACGCTTCAGGATGCGATCGATCAGGTGGTGAAGGATCAGGCGTCTACTTGTTTCCGGGGGTATGAGGCCCTCGACCACTCCTCCTGCGTGCAGGCGTTGGTGGTGAATGGCGAACCCGCCACCACCGCAAAGGCGGGTGATGCTGTTCAGGTGGTGCTCGACACCACACCGTTCTATGGAGAAGGCGGTGGCCAGGTGGGCGATTGCGGGGTGCTGGCCGGTACAGACCTGATCGTGCGGGTTGAGTCGGTGAGCCGCAGCCGTGATGTGTTCGTGCATGCCGGGCGGGTGGAACGCGGTGAGCTCTCCTTGGGTGAGACCGTGACAGCTCAGGTGGATCGCGCCTGCCGGCGCCGGGCCCAGGCGAATCACACGGCCACCCATCTTCTGCAGGCTGCGCTCAAGCAGGTGGTGGATCCGGGAATCGGTCAGGCCGGCTCGCTGGTGGATTTCGATCGACTGCGCTTTGACTTTCACTGCCCCAAGGCGGTGACGGCGGAGCAGTTGCTGCAGATCGAAGCACTGATCAACGCTTGGATCGCCGAAGCCCATGGGCTTGATGTGCAGGAGATGGCGATTGATCAGGCCAAGGCGGCCGGTGCCGTGGCGATGTTTGGGGAGAAGTACGCCGATGTGGTTCGCGTCGTTGACGTTCCCGGTGTGTCCATGGAGCTCTGTGGTGGCACCCACGTCGCCAACACCGCAGAGATCGGTCTGTTCAAGATCGTGGCGGAAAGTGGCGTCGCTGCTGGTATTCGCCGGATCGAAGCCGTTGCGGGCCCAGCCGTGCTCGCTTATTTGAACGAGCGCGATGCGGTGGTGAAGCAGCTGGGGGATCGCTTCAAGGCCCAGCCCGCTGAGATCGTTGATCGTGTTGCCGCTTTGCAAGAAGAGCTCAAGGCCACTGGCAAGGCCCTGGCGGCGGCTCAGGCGGAACTGGCGGTGGCCAAGGCAGGAGCTTTGGCCGCCAAGGCCGAGGCGGTGGGTGACTTCCAGCTGCTGGTGGAACGCCTCGACGGGGTCGATGGCGCAGGTTTGCAGGGAGCCGCCCAGAGCCTGGCGGATCAGCTGGGGGATGGCGCTGCTGTAGTGATCGGCGGTTTGCCTGATCCCGGCGACCTGGGCAAAGTGATTCTGGTGGCGGCCTTCGGCAAGCAGGTGATCGCCGCCAAGCTTCAGGCCGGCAAGTTCATTGGCGGAATCGCCAAGCGCTGTGGCGGCGGTGGTGGTGGCCGCCCGAACCTGGCTCAGGCCGGTGGTCGGGATGGCGCGGCTCTAGCTGATGCTCTGCAGGCCGCTCAAGCCGAATTGGAGCAAACGCTTCGGGCCATTTGA
- a CDS encoding DEAD/DEAH box helicase yields MSLLHATWLPAIRTSSSSGQPALLVWADTWRVATPEGPGLTPALHPFTLSHDDLKAWLSERDLLPGGSIDATACLTLPSRTVKPRKSRSKTAEPAPEQPGWTGLPMQAGEPIPKQVEWWPWQVQGLAVEPSAATEWLSRLPLSGTNPDLADELRWWSHLQRWALSLVARGRWIPQMELSKGEGYPHRARWVPLLNREEDRRRLEDLAASLPLVATCALPWREPLGRRSNRTTRLRPEAMRAANPVASCRPRSGRLRVATLLEDLVDAQLRKDFEPSTDGLDPLLTLWQEALGSETGVIEIGDEEAERLATASNHWREGIAGGFAAARTCLELHTPPDGEDLWELRFGLQAEADPSLKLPAAAAWASGAEMLQLGEIQVDQPGEVLLEGLGRALTVFPPIERGLESATPDTMQLTPAEAFVLVRTAARQLRDAGVGVELPPSLSGGLASRLGLAIKAELPERSRGFTLGECLDWEWDLMIGGVTLTLRELERLSGKRSPLVRHKGAWIELRPNDLKNAERFCAAKPELSLDDALRLTGTEGELMMRMPVHRFDAGPRLQSVLEQYHQQKAPDPLPAPEGFSGQLRPYQERGLGWLAFLHRFDQGACLADDMGLGKTIQLLAFLQHLKAEQELKRPVLLVAPTSVLTNWRREAESFTPELAVIEHYGPRRPSTPVELKKALKDVDLVLTSYGLLQRDSELLETQDWQGVVIDEAQAIKNPGAKQSQAARDLARSGRSKSNRFRIALTGTPVENRVSELWALMDFLNPKVLGEEDFFRQRYRMPIERYGDMSSLRDLKGRVGPFILRRLKTDKTIISDLPEKVELSEWVGLSKEQKSLYSKTVEDTLDAIARAPRGQRHGQVLALLTRLKQICNHPALALSEGAVDDDFLGRSAKLQRLEEILDEVIEAGDRALLFTQFAEWGHLLQAWMQQRWKAEVPFLYGGTRKSERQAMVDRFQEDPRGPQLFLLSLKAGGVGLNLTRASHVFHIDRWWNPAVENQATDRAYRIGQTNRVMVHKFITSGSVEEKIDRMIREKSRLAEDVIGSGEDWLGSLGGDQLRDLVSLEDT; encoded by the coding sequence ATGAGCCTGCTGCACGCCACCTGGCTTCCCGCCATCCGTACCTCCAGCAGTTCCGGTCAACCGGCACTGCTCGTTTGGGCTGACACCTGGCGGGTGGCCACCCCGGAAGGCCCAGGCCTCACCCCGGCGCTGCATCCCTTCACCCTCAGCCACGACGATCTCAAGGCCTGGCTCAGCGAACGCGACCTGCTGCCGGGAGGCAGCATCGATGCCACGGCTTGTCTCACCCTGCCGAGCCGCACGGTGAAGCCGCGCAAAAGCCGAAGCAAAACCGCTGAGCCAGCACCGGAACAACCGGGCTGGACCGGGCTGCCGATGCAGGCCGGCGAGCCCATCCCGAAGCAGGTCGAATGGTGGCCCTGGCAGGTGCAGGGTCTTGCGGTGGAACCATCCGCGGCCACGGAGTGGCTGTCCCGGTTGCCGCTGTCCGGGACCAACCCTGACCTGGCCGATGAACTGCGCTGGTGGAGCCATCTGCAGCGCTGGGCCCTGAGCCTGGTGGCTCGCGGGCGCTGGATCCCTCAGATGGAACTAAGCAAAGGCGAGGGGTATCCCCACCGGGCCCGTTGGGTGCCGTTGCTGAACCGAGAAGAGGACAGGCGCCGGCTGGAGGATCTTGCGGCAAGCCTGCCGCTGGTGGCCACCTGTGCCTTGCCCTGGCGCGAACCACTGGGGCGCCGGAGCAACCGCACCACCCGGCTACGGCCGGAGGCGATGCGGGCCGCCAACCCCGTGGCCAGCTGCCGGCCCCGCAGCGGACGCCTGCGGGTGGCGACCCTGCTGGAAGATCTGGTGGACGCGCAGCTGCGCAAGGACTTTGAGCCCTCCACTGATGGCCTTGATCCACTGCTGACGCTCTGGCAAGAGGCCCTGGGGTCGGAGACCGGAGTGATCGAGATCGGTGATGAAGAGGCCGAACGACTGGCCACCGCCAGCAATCACTGGCGGGAAGGCATCGCTGGCGGATTCGCCGCCGCTCGCACCTGCCTTGAGCTGCACACCCCTCCGGATGGGGAGGATCTCTGGGAACTGCGCTTCGGGCTGCAGGCGGAGGCCGACCCAAGCCTGAAGCTTCCTGCCGCCGCGGCCTGGGCCTCGGGTGCCGAGATGCTGCAACTGGGTGAGATCCAGGTGGATCAACCCGGCGAAGTGTTGCTGGAGGGTCTGGGACGGGCACTCACGGTGTTCCCGCCCATCGAGCGGGGCCTGGAGAGCGCCACACCGGACACGATGCAGCTGACCCCGGCGGAGGCTTTCGTGCTGGTGCGCACGGCCGCCCGACAGCTGCGGGATGCCGGTGTGGGTGTGGAACTGCCCCCCAGCCTCTCCGGGGGTCTGGCCAGCCGGCTGGGTCTGGCGATCAAGGCGGAACTGCCGGAACGATCCCGGGGCTTCACCCTCGGTGAGTGTCTGGATTGGGAGTGGGATCTGATGATCGGCGGGGTGACGCTCACCCTGCGCGAACTGGAGCGACTGAGCGGCAAGCGCAGCCCCCTGGTTCGGCACAAGGGGGCCTGGATCGAACTTCGGCCCAATGACCTCAAAAATGCCGAACGGTTCTGTGCCGCAAAACCGGAACTGAGCCTCGACGATGCGCTGCGGCTCACGGGAACGGAAGGGGAGCTGATGATGCGGATGCCGGTGCATCGTTTTGATGCAGGCCCACGGCTTCAGTCGGTGCTGGAGCAGTACCACCAGCAGAAGGCCCCTGATCCGTTACCGGCCCCGGAGGGGTTCAGCGGCCAGTTGCGGCCTTATCAGGAGCGGGGCCTGGGCTGGCTGGCCTTCCTGCACCGCTTTGACCAGGGGGCCTGCCTGGCCGACGACATGGGACTGGGCAAAACGATCCAGCTGCTGGCCTTCCTGCAACACCTCAAAGCGGAGCAGGAACTGAAACGCCCGGTGCTGCTGGTGGCCCCCACATCGGTGCTCACCAACTGGCGACGAGAGGCGGAATCGTTCACGCCGGAATTAGCCGTAATCGAGCACTACGGTCCGCGCCGACCCTCCACCCCCGTCGAACTCAAGAAGGCGTTGAAGGACGTGGATCTGGTGCTCACCAGCTACGGCCTGCTGCAACGGGACAGCGAATTGCTGGAGACCCAGGACTGGCAAGGGGTGGTGATTGATGAAGCCCAGGCGATCAAGAACCCCGGCGCCAAGCAAAGCCAGGCAGCCAGGGATCTGGCCCGCTCCGGCCGCAGCAAGAGCAACCGCTTCCGCATCGCCCTCACCGGCACGCCGGTGGAAAACCGTGTCAGCGAACTGTGGGCGTTGATGGACTTCCTCAACCCCAAGGTGCTGGGGGAAGAAGACTTCTTCCGCCAGCGCTACCGCATGCCGATCGAGCGCTACGGCGACATGTCGTCACTCCGGGACCTCAAAGGCCGTGTAGGCCCGTTCATCCTGCGCCGGCTGAAAACCGACAAGACGATCATTTCCGACCTGCCCGAAAAGGTGGAACTGAGCGAATGGGTGGGGCTGAGCAAAGAGCAGAAATCCCTGTACAGCAAAACCGTGGAAGACACGCTGGATGCCATCGCGCGAGCACCGCGCGGCCAACGTCACGGCCAGGTGCTGGCCCTGCTGACCCGACTGAAACAGATCTGCAACCACCCGGCCCTGGCCCTCAGCGAAGGGGCGGTGGACGATGACTTCCTGGGCCGTTCCGCCAAGCTGCAGCGACTGGAGGAAATCCTCGACGAGGTGATCGAAGCGGGCGATCGGGCCCTGCTGTTTACCCAGTTCGCCGAATGGGGGCATCTGCTGCAGGCCTGGATGCAACAGCGCTGGAAGGCGGAGGTGCCCTTCCTGTATGGCGGCACCCGCAAGAGCGAACGCCAGGCGATGGTGGACCGCTTCCAGGAGGATCCCCGCGGTCCGCAGCTGTTCCTTCTGTCGCTTAAGGCCGGTGGTGTGGGCCTCAACCTCACCCGGGCCAGCCACGTGTTCCACATCGATCGCTGGTGGAACCCGGCCGTGGAGAACCAGGCCACCGACCGGGCCTATCGGATTGGCCAGACCAACCGGGTGATGGTGCACAAATTCATCACCAGCGGCTCAGTGGAAGAAAAGATCGATCGGATGATCCGAGAGAAATCACGCCTGGCCGAAGATGTGATCGGCTCCGGGGAGGATTGGCTGGGCAGCCTCGGTGGCGATCAATTGCGCGATCTCGTTTCCTTAGAGGACACCTGA
- a CDS encoding SWIM zinc finger family protein, producing the protein MSISNGSTNGSTAIGDDGLGQQPWWVEQWMELINGYRFKKRLERAWGYAREGHVTSIRFEGRRVHARVQGTDEAPYKVKLWLDVLNDEDWGYVLEALTQKARWSAQLLAGIMPSDIERAFAASGKRLFPFKLQEVRSECSCPDKANPCKHISAVYFLMGDRFSEDPFVLFQLRGRNRARLLEDLAEHRRKALAERAAEAKEAGITSTPEEAAPLPPHAAVEDPALWWRYNRSLDGDLVVITPAMDGDTGLDAAGDLPLAEDPRFAEARSTFLSNLKAHGQASAQRAMLQAMAAGS; encoded by the coding sequence ATGAGCATCAGCAACGGCAGCACCAACGGCAGCACCGCCATCGGCGACGACGGCCTGGGCCAACAGCCCTGGTGGGTTGAGCAATGGATGGAGCTGATCAACGGCTACCGCTTCAAGAAACGGTTGGAGCGGGCCTGGGGCTATGCCCGAGAAGGCCATGTGACCTCGATCCGCTTTGAAGGCCGCCGGGTGCATGCCCGCGTGCAGGGCACAGATGAAGCGCCTTACAAGGTGAAGCTCTGGCTCGACGTGCTGAACGATGAGGACTGGGGCTACGTGCTGGAAGCCCTGACCCAGAAAGCCCGCTGGTCGGCCCAGCTGCTGGCAGGAATCATGCCCTCAGACATCGAACGGGCCTTTGCTGCCAGCGGCAAGCGGTTGTTCCCGTTCAAGCTGCAGGAGGTGCGCAGCGAGTGCAGCTGCCCGGACAAAGCCAACCCCTGCAAACACATCAGCGCGGTGTATTTCCTGATGGGGGATCGCTTCAGTGAAGATCCCTTTGTGCTGTTCCAGTTGCGGGGCCGCAACCGGGCTCGGCTGCTGGAAGACCTGGCGGAACACCGGCGCAAGGCCCTGGCAGAACGGGCTGCGGAGGCCAAGGAAGCAGGCATTACCAGCACCCCTGAAGAAGCTGCACCCCTGCCACCCCATGCAGCCGTGGAGGATCCCGCCCTGTGGTGGCGCTACAACCGCAGCCTGGATGGAGACCTGGTGGTGATCACTCCTGCCATGGATGGCGATACAGGGCTTGATGCCGCCGGAGACCTGCCGCTGGCGGAAGACCCGCGCTTCGCCGAGGCCCGCAGCACCTTCCTCAGCAACCTCAAGGCCCATGGCCAAGCCAGTGCCCAACGAGCGATGCTGCAGGCCATGGCGGCCGGCAGCTGA
- a CDS encoding MEKHLA domain-containing protein, giving the protein MASEATWLTTEKQGLAGVLLQSHQRAFNRPLIAAAQPGRSRRLLCQELFACGFPVLAHGTEKDPRLSYANAAALQLWETNWDELIGLPSRLTAPDSERAERSSALGQAQRLDAVQNYRGIRISRQGRQFMINNAKIWTLWDAEERVCGQAACFSDWWWVNR; this is encoded by the coding sequence ATGGCCAGCGAAGCCACCTGGCTCACCACCGAAAAACAAGGGCTCGCCGGAGTGCTGCTGCAATCCCACCAACGGGCCTTCAACCGGCCGCTGATCGCGGCTGCCCAACCGGGTCGCTCCAGGCGTCTGCTCTGCCAGGAGCTGTTCGCCTGCGGCTTTCCGGTGCTGGCCCATGGCACGGAGAAGGATCCCAGGCTCAGCTATGCCAATGCCGCAGCGCTGCAGCTGTGGGAGACCAACTGGGATGAACTGATCGGCCTTCCCTCACGGCTCACAGCACCCGACAGCGAACGTGCGGAGCGCAGCAGTGCCCTGGGCCAGGCCCAACGCCTGGATGCGGTGCAGAACTATCGCGGCATTCGCATCAGCCGCCAAGGGCGGCAATTCATGATAAACAACGCCAAGATCTGGACCCTCTGGGATGCAGAAGAGCGGGTCTGCGGGCAGGCGGCTTGCTTCAGCGATTGGTGGTGGGTGAATAGATAG
- a CDS encoding Hsp20/alpha crystallin family protein: protein MLTLRQSPFDLFERLEQQLATAERVPNAEIHEAESSYSVRLELPGVDRDSIDIKATDRNLVITAERPAASSDDNNAPLLNEFRSGTWSRSFRFPHSLDRDQLKASYRDGILEINAGKAVEHTSVSVKIDS from the coding sequence ATGCTGACCCTCCGCCAATCTCCCTTTGATCTGTTCGAGCGTCTCGAGCAGCAACTGGCCACCGCAGAGCGCGTCCCCAACGCTGAAATCCATGAGGCCGAATCCAGCTACAGCGTGCGGCTGGAACTGCCTGGCGTGGACCGCGACTCCATCGACATCAAGGCCACCGATCGCAATCTGGTGATCACTGCCGAGCGCCCAGCAGCAAGCAGCGACGACAACAACGCACCTCTGCTGAACGAATTCCGCAGCGGCACCTGGAGCCGCAGCTTCCGCTTCCCCCACAGCCTCGATCGTGATCAGCTCAAGGCCAGCTACCGCGACGGCATTCTTGAAATCAACGCCGGCAAAGCTGTGGAGCACACCAGCGTTTCAGTGAAAATCGACAGCTGA
- a CDS encoding NRAMP family divalent metal transporter, with translation MASSTLQRSIGPGILLAGACIGGSHLMSSTTAGARFGFALVGLILLTNLIKYPFLRVGTRFTAATGLSLLEGFQQRNPLYLPLYLVVSLVTGTFTIAAVSFVAGLLLTNIPLLAGLDPYGLSIAVLVVSGLVLLLGHYRALDRLSKLLVVLLTLLTGIGAASLLIRGPVGDVAASWVGADPSPWTLANLAFLIPLMGWMPGPVEMCVWPSLWMFSRARDTDHTATPKEAEFDFNLGYGVTVVTAMFFVILGAYTMYGTGDGMLAGSGLSFAQKLIKLYTAAMGGWAAWVIIPAAFFAMFSTTLTCLDAYPRSIAAIQGLLRGQDRGDASPGPQRRRFQFWVVLHLLVAVLALLVAKGGGIGVKDFVFAAMTGSFLTAPLFAWMAMDTINSSLVPLEHRYGRLTQAFCWFGLVFFSGFSLLFIGRFFFGLGA, from the coding sequence ATGGCGTCATCGACGCTGCAACGCAGCATTGGGCCTGGGATCCTTTTGGCCGGTGCCTGCATCGGTGGATCGCATCTGATGTCGTCCACCACGGCGGGAGCCCGTTTCGGCTTTGCGCTGGTGGGGCTGATCCTGCTCACCAATCTGATCAAGTACCCGTTCCTTCGGGTGGGCACCCGCTTCACGGCAGCCACTGGGCTCTCGTTGTTGGAGGGTTTTCAGCAACGCAATCCCCTGTACCTCCCGCTGTATTTGGTGGTGAGTCTGGTGACGGGGACCTTCACCATCGCTGCGGTGAGTTTTGTGGCGGGGCTGCTGCTCACCAACATTCCGCTGCTGGCCGGGTTGGATCCCTACGGACTGTCCATCGCCGTGCTGGTGGTGAGTGGCCTGGTGCTGCTGTTGGGGCATTACCGCGCTTTGGATCGTCTCTCCAAGCTGTTGGTGGTGTTGCTCACGTTGCTGACCGGGATCGGGGCGGCATCGTTGTTGATCCGTGGTCCCGTCGGCGATGTGGCCGCCAGCTGGGTGGGCGCCGATCCCAGCCCCTGGACCCTGGCCAACCTGGCCTTCTTGATTCCACTGATGGGCTGGATGCCCGGACCGGTGGAAATGTGCGTGTGGCCGTCGCTGTGGATGTTCTCCCGTGCCCGGGACACCGACCACACCGCAACGCCGAAGGAAGCGGAATTCGATTTCAACCTTGGTTATGGCGTCACCGTGGTGACGGCCATGTTCTTCGTGATCCTGGGCGCCTACACGATGTACGGCACGGGTGACGGAATGCTCGCCGGCAGTGGTCTGTCTTTTGCTCAGAAGCTGATCAAGCTCTACACCGCTGCCATGGGCGGCTGGGCGGCTTGGGTGATCATTCCGGCGGCGTTTTTCGCCATGTTCAGCACCACACTCACCTGCCTTGATGCCTATCCCCGCAGCATTGCTGCGATCCAAGGGCTCTTGCGGGGGCAGGACCGTGGTGATGCATCCCCTGGCCCTCAGCGGCGCCGTTTCCAGTTTTGGGTTGTCTTGCACCTGTTGGTGGCCGTGTTGGCCCTGTTGGTGGCCAAAGGTGGCGGCATCGGAGTGAAGGATTTTGTCTTCGCTGCGATGACCGGCAGCTTCCTAACTGCACCGTTGTTTGCCTGGATGGCGATGGACACGATCAACAGTTCCTTGGTTCCGCTTGAGCACCGTTACGGGCGCCTCACCCAGGCGTTCTGCTGGTTTGGTCTGGTGTTTTTCAGCGGCTTCAGCCTGCTGTTCATTGGTCGCTTTTTCTTCGGCTTGGGGGCATGA
- a CDS encoding diflavin flavoprotein produces MVVAPAAPKLSLQCEAIAADTITLRSLDWDRSRFDIEFGLRNGTTYNAFLVRGERTALIDTSHAKFRDTWIPLLKEQIDPSAIDVLIVSHTEPDHSGLIGDLIDLNPDIEIVGSKVALQFLQDQVHRPFKSRAVKSGEELDLGTNPNSGIQHRFKFLSAPNLHWPDTIFSFDHGTGILYTCDAFGLHYCSDDVFDADPGAIAPDFRFYYDCLMGPNARSVLQALKRMDGLPEINTIAVGHGPLLRHHLSHWISDYREWSGQRSKGESYAAVCYLSQYGFSDRISQAIAHGIGKADAQVQLVDLRATDPQELTALIGDAKAVVVPTWPSEPEADLQASIGTLLAALHPKQLVGVYDAFGGNDEPIDAVADQLRSQGQKPAFSPLRIKQLPQGSDYQRCEESGTDLGQLLTKEKTIAAMKSLDGELDKALGRISGGLYVVTASQGDGESQRRSAMVASWVSQASFTPPGLTIAVAKDRAIEALMQVGDRFVLNVLRQDNHQELMRHFLKRFPPGADRFAGVNVLEGTADGGPVLADALAFLGCRVEQRMEGPDHWIIYAVVEQGNVADAEASTAVHHRKVGNHY; encoded by the coding sequence ATGGTCGTTGCTCCCGCTGCTCCGAAGCTGTCGCTGCAGTGCGAGGCCATTGCAGCCGACACCATCACGCTTCGCTCCCTCGATTGGGACCGAAGCCGTTTCGACATCGAATTCGGCCTGCGCAACGGCACCACCTACAACGCCTTCCTGGTGCGTGGCGAACGCACGGCTCTGATCGACACCAGCCACGCCAAGTTCCGCGACACCTGGATCCCACTGCTCAAGGAACAGATCGATCCGAGCGCGATCGATGTATTGATCGTGAGCCACACGGAACCCGACCATTCCGGCCTGATCGGAGATCTGATCGACCTCAATCCCGACATCGAAATTGTGGGCTCGAAGGTGGCACTTCAGTTCCTGCAAGACCAGGTGCACCGACCCTTCAAGTCCCGTGCGGTGAAATCAGGCGAAGAACTGGACCTGGGCACCAACCCCAACAGCGGCATCCAGCACCGCTTCAAATTCCTCAGCGCCCCCAACCTGCACTGGCCGGACACGATCTTCTCCTTCGATCACGGCACGGGAATCCTCTACACCTGCGACGCCTTCGGCCTGCACTACTGCTCGGACGACGTCTTCGACGCCGACCCCGGCGCCATCGCTCCCGATTTCCGCTTCTACTACGACTGCTTGATGGGCCCCAATGCCCGCAGCGTGCTCCAGGCCCTGAAGCGCATGGATGGCCTGCCGGAGATCAACACGATCGCCGTGGGGCATGGGCCGCTGTTGCGACATCACCTCAGCCACTGGATCAGCGATTACCGCGAGTGGAGTGGCCAGCGCAGCAAAGGGGAAAGTTATGCCGCCGTCTGTTATCTCAGCCAGTACGGCTTCTCTGATCGGATCAGCCAGGCGATTGCCCATGGCATCGGCAAGGCAGATGCCCAGGTGCAACTGGTGGACCTGCGGGCCACCGACCCCCAGGAACTCACCGCATTGATCGGCGATGCCAAGGCAGTGGTGGTGCCCACCTGGCCATCGGAACCGGAAGCTGACCTCCAAGCCTCCATCGGCACCTTGCTTGCAGCCCTCCATCCCAAGCAATTGGTGGGGGTCTACGACGCCTTCGGCGGAAACGATGAACCGATCGATGCCGTCGCCGATCAACTCCGCAGTCAGGGGCAGAAACCAGCCTTCAGTCCATTGCGGATCAAACAACTCCCCCAGGGCAGCGACTACCAACGCTGTGAAGAGTCGGGCACGGACCTGGGTCAGCTGCTCACCAAAGAGAAGACAATCGCAGCGATGAAAAGCCTCGATGGCGAACTCGACAAAGCCCTCGGTCGCATCAGTGGTGGCCTTTATGTGGTGACGGCAAGCCAGGGAGACGGCGAGTCGCAGCGCCGCAGCGCCATGGTGGCCAGCTGGGTGAGCCAAGCCAGCTTCACACCACCGGGCCTCACCATTGCTGTGGCCAAAGATCGTGCCATCGAGGCCCTGATGCAGGTCGGCGACCGGTTCGTGCTGAATGTTCTACGGCAGGACAACCACCAGGAGCTGATGCGCCATTTCCTCAAACGCTTCCCCCCCGGTGCTGATCGTTTCGCCGGGGTGAATGTGCTGGAAGGAACAGCCGATGGAGGCCCGGTGCTTGCCGATGCCCTGGCGTTTCTCGGCTGCCGGGTGGAGCAGCGGATGGAAGGGCCCGATCACTGGATCATCTATGCCGTCGTGGAGCAAGGCAATGTGGCCGATGCCGAAGCCAGCACTGCGGTGCACCACCGCAAGGTGGGCAACCATTACTGA